The Halobacterium hubeiense genome contains the following window.
ACGGCGGGCGTGGTCGCCGAGGAGCTCGGCGCGCCCGCCCACATCAGCATCGACAAGGGCGTGCGGCCCTCCTCCGGGCTGGGGTCGTCGGCCGCCAGCGCCGCCGGCGCCGCGGTCGCGCTCGCGGAGCTGTACGACCGCGACCTCAGCAAGCGCGAACTCGTCCGGGTCGCCGCGGAGGGCGAGGCCGCAGTCTCCGGGGACGCGCACGCGGACAACGTCGCGCCCGCCATCCTCGGCGGGTTCACGGTCGTCCGCGACGACGGCATCGAGCGCGTCGCCGCGGACCTCTCGCTGGTCGTCTGCCTCCCGGACATCGTCGTCTCCACGCGGGACGCCCGCGAGGTCGTCCCCGAGTCCGCGTCCATCGAGGACGTCGTCGACACCGTCGGGTCGGCGGCGACGCTCTCCATCGGGATGTGCCGCAACGACCCCGAGCGCGTCGGCCGCGGGCTCGAGGAGCACCTCGTGACGCCCGCTCGCGCGGCGCTCATCGACGGCTACGACGCCGCGTGCGAGGCCGCCCGCGAGGCCGGCGCAACGGGCGTGACGGTCAGCGGCGCTGGCCCCGCGATTCTCGCGGTCTGCCGGGACGACGACCAGCGACGGGTCGCCAGCGCGCTCGTGGACGGCTTCGAGCGCGACGGCGTGGACGCGACCGCCTACCGGTCGCGAGTCGGGGACGGCGCTCGCGTCCTCCGGGACTGAGCCGGCGCACCGTCGCCTCCGGATCGCTATATTGTACTCGGTACGAGTCCTGATTCAAGTTCTCCCTGAAGAGGAAAAACGACCGCGTAAGCCCGTGAAGCGTCACTGGGGTTTTTGTTGGTATCCGGCCACGTGAGCGTATCCGGGTCGGCGCGGCCGTCGCCGGGCGTGTGCCGCCGGATGGCTGCTCTCTGCCGACGAGAGACATCTCAACCATGAAACGACGAAACGTCTTGTTCGGAATCGGTGCGACGATTAGCGCGGGTGCCGCGGTCGGCACCGGCGCGTTCTCGAACGTCTCCAGCCAGCGCCAGCTCACCGTCACCGTCGCCGGGGACGCCGCCGGCCTGCTCTCGCTGCGGCCGTACAGCGGGCCGAACGGCGAGTACGCCGACGATTCGGGCGACAAGCTCGCGCTGTCGCTGGGCGACGACTCGGCGGGGCTGACCCGCGGCTCCCAGTACGAGTTCGACGCGACGCTGCGCGTCGGCAATCAGGGCACCCAGCCGGTGTACGTCTGGACGGAGGTCGACTCCGAGACGTTCGCCGACGACGCGCTCTACCTCTACCAGTCGGACGCCGCGACGCAGTTCGACGCGTCGAACCCCGCCGAGGTCGGTGTCGG
Protein-coding sequences here:
- a CDS encoding homoserine kinase — translated: MVTVRAPATSANLGSGFDVFGVALDRPADVVHVERAAETTIDVTGMGADFIPEEPMDNTAGVVAEELGAPAHISIDKGVRPSSGLGSSAASAAGAAVALAELYDRDLSKRELVRVAAEGEAAVSGDAHADNVAPAILGGFTVVRDDGIERVAADLSLVVCLPDIVVSTRDAREVVPESASIEDVVDTVGSAATLSIGMCRNDPERVGRGLEEHLVTPARAALIDGYDAACEAAREAGATGVTVSGAGPAILAVCRDDDQRRVASALVDGFERDGVDATAYRSRVGDGARVLRD